The Rhizobium etli 8C-3 genome has a segment encoding these proteins:
- a CDS encoding ABC transporter permease, which yields MSPLPPPGAPLQHYVSNAPFDPIATESMTAASSRIHLASQKQLMWWKFKQHRLALASGIFLLVVYLMILVIEFLAPYGLHTRNVDFIHSPPQPVHFFDKGEFVGPFVYGRTMQLDLDTLRRVYTDNPNDVQPIRFFCRGDSYRFWGIVQSDLHLVCPSQAGQMYLLGTDRLGRDVLSRILYGARISLTIGLLGIAISFVLGIVIGGLAGYWGGVFDLIVQRVIEVLQSLPSLPLWMALAAIMPVTWSPIVIYFGITVILGIIDWTGLARAVRSKLLALREEDYVQAAQLMGASTPRVIARHLVPGFMSHLIASATISIPGMILGETALSFLGLGLRPPITSWGILLTEAKSVSVIAFYPWLLFPIIPVVLVILAFNFLGDGLRDAADPYK from the coding sequence ATGTCGCCCTTGCCACCGCCCGGCGCTCCCTTGCAGCATTATGTCTCGAACGCACCGTTCGATCCCATCGCCACGGAATCCATGACGGCTGCCAGTTCGCGTATTCACCTGGCTTCCCAAAAGCAGCTGATGTGGTGGAAGTTCAAGCAGCACCGTCTGGCGCTGGCTTCCGGCATTTTTTTGCTTGTCGTTTATCTGATGATACTGGTCATTGAATTTCTGGCGCCTTACGGCCTGCACACGCGCAATGTCGACTTCATCCATTCCCCGCCCCAGCCTGTGCATTTCTTCGACAAGGGCGAGTTCGTCGGTCCCTTCGTCTATGGCCGCACGATGCAGCTTGACCTTGATACGCTGCGGCGGGTCTACACCGACAATCCGAACGACGTTCAGCCAATCCGCTTCTTTTGCCGTGGCGATTCCTATAGGTTTTGGGGCATCGTTCAGTCCGATCTGCATCTCGTCTGCCCGTCACAAGCCGGCCAGATGTATCTGCTCGGCACCGATCGCCTCGGCCGCGACGTGCTGTCGCGCATCCTCTACGGCGCCCGGATCTCGTTGACGATCGGCCTGCTCGGTATCGCAATCAGCTTCGTGCTCGGCATCGTCATCGGCGGCCTTGCCGGCTATTGGGGCGGCGTCTTCGACCTGATCGTCCAACGGGTGATCGAGGTGCTGCAGTCGCTGCCGAGCCTACCGCTTTGGATGGCTCTTGCAGCCATCATGCCGGTGACGTGGAGCCCGATCGTCATCTATTTCGGCATTACCGTAATCCTTGGCATCATCGATTGGACCGGGCTTGCGCGTGCTGTGCGTTCCAAGCTTCTGGCGCTGCGCGAAGAAGATTATGTGCAGGCTGCCCAGCTGATGGGGGCAAGCACGCCCCGCGTCATCGCGCGCCACCTTGTTCCCGGCTTCATGTCGCATCTGATTGCCTCGGCGACGATCTCGATCCCAGGCATGATCCTCGGCGAAACGGCGCTTTCATTCCTGGGTCTTGGCCTTCGCCCGCCGATCACCAGCTGGGGTATCTTGCTCACCGAGGCCAAGAGCGTCAGCGTCATTGCCTTTTATCCGTGGCTGCTTTTCCCGATTATTCCAGTGGTTCTCGTCATTTTGGCCTTCAACTTTCTGGGAGATGGGTTGCGCGATGCAGCAGATCCCTACAAATAG
- a CDS encoding glycosyltransferase family protein, producing MARRVEDARILMYSHDTFGLGHLRRCRTIAHALVEDYRGLNVLIISGATIAGAFDYRARVDFVKIPSVIKLHNGEYTSMASHIDLHETLNMRESSIRHTAETFQPDIFIVDKEPMGLKGEIEDTLAYLKARGTTLVLGLREIMDAPHLLDAEWKRNGIMQKIDQYYDSVWVYGPPDFYDPLIGLDVPHSVRRKMDFVGFLQRSVSVGKTSVNARQDDYILVTTGGGGDGSDLVHDVMNAYEHDATLEQKALVVLGPYMPAAERSKLVRKGEKIPYIEVIEFDNHMEELMVGATGVVAMGGYNTYCEILSFDKPALVVPRVKPREEQLLRAQRASELGLVDVLLPDQSADPAIMAEALKRLPQRLPPSKSGRDMQLQGLDHISQTVGHWLDNRGSHLAVVGAE from the coding sequence ATGGCCAGGCGCGTGGAAGATGCTCGCATTTTGATGTACAGCCACGATACGTTCGGCCTCGGTCACCTGCGCCGCTGTCGGACAATTGCACATGCGCTCGTTGAGGATTATCGTGGTCTTAATGTACTGATCATTTCCGGCGCGACGATTGCCGGTGCGTTCGACTATCGGGCGCGCGTCGACTTCGTGAAGATCCCCAGCGTAATCAAGCTTCACAACGGCGAATATACTTCGATGGCGAGCCACATCGACCTTCACGAAACGCTGAATATGCGCGAATCGAGCATCCGCCATACGGCGGAGACATTTCAACCCGACATCTTCATCGTCGACAAGGAGCCGATGGGCCTCAAAGGTGAGATCGAGGACACGCTTGCTTACCTGAAGGCACGGGGCACGACATTGGTGCTCGGTCTGCGCGAGATCATGGATGCGCCGCATCTGCTCGATGCCGAGTGGAAGAGGAACGGCATCATGCAGAAGATCGACCAGTATTACGACAGCGTCTGGGTCTACGGGCCGCCTGATTTCTACGATCCGCTGATCGGCCTCGATGTTCCCCACAGCGTGCGCCGGAAGATGGACTTCGTCGGCTTCCTGCAACGCAGCGTGTCGGTCGGCAAGACTTCGGTCAACGCGCGCCAGGACGATTACATCCTCGTCACCACCGGCGGGGGCGGCGATGGTTCCGACCTCGTACATGACGTGATGAACGCCTACGAGCATGATGCGACGCTTGAGCAGAAGGCGCTGGTCGTGCTCGGACCCTACATGCCGGCAGCCGAGCGCTCGAAGCTCGTCAGGAAAGGCGAAAAGATCCCCTATATCGAAGTGATCGAGTTCGACAACCACATGGAAGAACTCATGGTCGGCGCCACAGGCGTCGTTGCCATGGGCGGCTACAACACCTATTGCGAAATCCTGTCCTTCGACAAGCCGGCGCTCGTCGTGCCGCGGGTCAAGCCGCGGGAAGAGCAGCTGCTGCGTGCCCAGCGCGCCAGCGAACTCGGCCTGGTGGACGTGCTTCTGCCCGACCAGTCGGCCGATCCGGCCATCATGGCGGAGGCGCTGAAACGGCTGCCGCAACGCCTGCCACCATCAAAGAGCGGACGCGACATGCAACTTCAAGGGCTCGACCATATTTCGCAGACAGTCGGCCACTGGCTCGACAATCGTGGCAGCCATCTTGCCGTCGTCGGCGCAGAATAA
- a CDS encoding glycosyltransferase family 4 protein: MPERRRILVVLKGYPRLSETFIAQELLGLEKAGFHLTLISMRRPTDTKRHPVHDEIKARVVYLPEYLHEEPLRVLKGLFAGFGKPGFMALMKRFLTDLPRDMSRNRLRRLGQALVLAREWPDNGQWLHAHFIHTPASVTDYASILTGVPWTVSAHAKDIWTSPDWELNTKLGTARWAVTCTRSGFEHMRSLTGRPEAVHLSYHGLDLARFSRFEGQHSNRDGSDPSDPVLLLSVGRAVEKKGYDVLLRALALLPESLNWRFEHIGGGDDLARLKALAAQLGLTGSITWKGAMAQEEVLAHYRNADLFALACRIAANGDRDGLPNVLVEASSQRLMCVSTDVSGVPELLTDDENGLVVPQEDPMALAGALEAAMRDPALRRRLGEAAEKRVREHFDYHSGIRQLIDLFEEEWQQPS; encoded by the coding sequence TTGCCGGAGCGTCGCAGGATTCTCGTCGTGCTGAAAGGCTATCCGCGCCTTTCCGAAACCTTCATTGCCCAAGAGCTGCTGGGGCTGGAAAAGGCAGGCTTCCATCTGACGCTGATTTCGATGAGGCGGCCGACCGACACGAAACGCCACCCGGTGCACGACGAGATCAAGGCGCGAGTCGTCTACCTGCCGGAATACCTGCACGAAGAGCCGCTGCGCGTCCTAAAGGGGCTGTTTGCAGGGTTTGGAAAGCCTGGTTTCATGGCGTTGATGAAACGCTTTCTGACCGATCTGCCACGCGATATGTCCCGCAACCGCTTGCGCCGCCTCGGCCAGGCACTCGTGCTTGCCCGCGAGTGGCCGGACAACGGCCAGTGGCTGCACGCACATTTCATCCATACACCTGCTTCTGTCACCGATTACGCAAGCATTCTCACAGGCGTGCCCTGGACCGTCTCAGCCCATGCGAAGGATATTTGGACGTCACCCGACTGGGAGCTTAACACCAAGCTTGGCACCGCACGCTGGGCGGTAACGTGCACGAGGAGCGGCTTTGAGCATATGCGAAGCCTGACGGGGCGGCCCGAGGCGGTGCACCTCAGCTATCACGGCCTCGATCTGGCCCGCTTCAGCCGTTTCGAAGGCCAGCACTCCAACCGCGATGGCAGCGATCCTTCCGACCCGGTTCTTCTGTTGAGCGTCGGCCGAGCCGTCGAAAAGAAGGGCTACGACGTACTGCTGCGCGCCCTCGCCCTGCTTCCGGAAAGCCTCAACTGGCGTTTCGAACACATCGGCGGCGGTGACGACCTGGCCAGATTGAAGGCGCTCGCTGCACAACTCGGGCTTACCGGCAGCATCACCTGGAAAGGCGCGATGGCGCAGGAGGAGGTGCTCGCCCATTACCGCAACGCCGACCTGTTTGCGCTTGCCTGCCGCATTGCAGCCAACGGCGATAGGGATGGATTGCCAAACGTGCTGGTCGAGGCGTCGAGCCAGCGGCTGATGTGCGTTTCGACCGATGTTTCAGGCGTGCCGGAACTGCTGACGGACGACGAGAACGGTCTCGTCGTTCCACAGGAAGATCCGATGGCGCTCGCCGGCGCGCTTGAGGCAGCAATGCGCGATCCAGCGCTGCGAAGACGCCTGGGCGAGGCGGCGGAAAAACGCGTGCGCGAGCATTTCGACTACCATTCCGGCATACGGCAGCTGATAGATCTCTTCGAAGAGGAATGGCAACAACCCTCATGA
- a CDS encoding glycosyltransferase family protein, whose amino-acid sequence MATTLMSANRILFYVQHLLGIGHIARASRIADALVKDGFDVTVATGGLAVPGFPGPGIKTLALPPVVASNAGFSGLADANGNVASDGFLSRRRDLLLASFQEVRPHAVITEAFPFGRRQMRFELLPLLDMIGRTDPKPKLFSSVRDILQENRKPGRDEETVDLVKRHFDAVLVHGDSDFVRLEDTFPLTAEIADKVRYTGLVAPPPADAPSDHFDIIASAGGGAVGLKLICAARDAAAMLSASHRWLLVTGPNLPEADFIGLSRAAPANITLARFRKDFPSLLRGAKVSISQAGYNTVGDLLRTDCRSILVPFVAGGETEQTVRAERLQALGLATVLPEQGLSAEDVAAAVETVLAAPPRKDVTLDLTGAETTASIIRSMLG is encoded by the coding sequence ATGGCAACAACCCTCATGAGCGCAAACCGCATCCTCTTTTATGTCCAGCACCTGCTCGGCATCGGCCACATCGCGCGCGCAAGCCGCATTGCCGACGCATTGGTCAAGGACGGTTTTGACGTAACGGTCGCAACGGGCGGATTAGCGGTTCCAGGCTTTCCCGGCCCAGGAATAAAGACCCTGGCCTTGCCGCCGGTCGTTGCCAGCAATGCCGGCTTTTCGGGTCTTGCGGACGCCAACGGCAATGTCGCCAGCGACGGCTTTCTGTCAAGACGGCGCGACCTGCTGCTTGCCTCGTTTCAGGAGGTGCGGCCGCATGCCGTCATCACCGAGGCTTTCCCTTTTGGCAGGCGTCAGATGCGCTTCGAACTGCTGCCGCTGCTCGACATGATCGGCCGGACGGATCCGAAGCCCAAGCTCTTCAGTTCGGTGCGCGACATCCTTCAGGAAAACCGCAAGCCGGGCCGGGACGAGGAAACCGTCGACCTGGTGAAACGACACTTCGACGCCGTCCTCGTCCACGGTGATTCGGATTTTGTGCGGCTTGAAGATACCTTTCCGCTGACGGCCGAAATCGCAGACAAGGTGCGATATACCGGTCTCGTTGCACCACCACCGGCGGACGCTCCGAGCGACCATTTCGACATCATTGCCTCAGCTGGTGGCGGGGCCGTTGGCCTGAAGCTCATCTGCGCGGCCCGCGACGCGGCGGCCATGCTGTCGGCAAGTCATCGCTGGCTGCTCGTCACCGGTCCCAATCTGCCGGAGGCGGATTTCATCGGGCTGAGCCGGGCCGCACCTGCCAACATCACGCTTGCACGCTTCCGCAAGGACTTCCCCTCGCTGCTGCGCGGCGCCAAGGTCTCGATCTCGCAGGCAGGCTACAATACGGTCGGGGACCTGCTGCGAACGGATTGTCGTTCGATCCTCGTTCCCTTTGTCGCCGGCGGCGAAACGGAGCAGACGGTGCGGGCCGAGCGTTTGCAGGCACTGGGTCTTGCGACAGTTCTCCCCGAACAAGGGCTGAGCGCCGAGGATGTGGCAGCGGCCGTCGAAACAGTGCTGGCAGCACCCCCCAGAAAGGACGTCACACTCGATCTGACGGGTGCCGAGACAACTGCTTCGATCATCCGTTCGATGCTTGGTTGA
- a CDS encoding ABC transporter ATP-binding protein has product MEKSLARYIWSNTRLQQLWILAVVAVSMVPYFLSFDLPKQIVNGPIQGDGFENANATQTFMHLAYDIPLIGHVEVFEGFQLNRLQMLMALSLVFLALVVLNGLFKFYINTYKGRLGERMLRRIRFQLIDRVLRFPPVHFKRVKSAEIATMIKDEVEPMGGFTGDAFVSPALLGGQALTALAFIIVQNFWLGMIAAAIVGVQAVVIPRMRKRLLELGRQRQLTARELSGRVGEIVEGIGTIHGNDTSNLERADIATRLGLIFSIRYDLYQWKFLVKFLNNFLAQVTPFLFYAIGGYLALQGRLDIGQLVAVISAYKDLPGPLKELIDWDQMRQDVQVKYQQVYEQFNVEPLIDSRIQEIPTEAIGPLTAALVVSNLTLSDDSGARLVDHVSVEIRPNETVAIVGPNGSGAEAFAEALGRIVWPDSGRISINGRDLLELPESITGRRISYASADSYFFHGTLRDNLLYGLKHAPLTDPNYEGEEAQEFKWHAVEALKAGNPTLDLNSDWVDYNAAGATGPDDLLTAIRPVLDAVLISQDILDLALRSTVDTTVHVALAGRIVDLRRSLRERMKDESLDAIVVPFDFDNYNSQATVGENLLFGTMKRPMMNNRKLAAHPYFQQLFRHTGLSNDLYAMGLEIAENAVELFHDLPPDHPFFQQLTFMTADDIPTYQALLQKLQSRRFEDASIDERSMIIRLSFAYIEPRHRFGLLSDELMAKIVSARKQFHEHIPDDLAVLIERYDPERFTSSATLMDNVLFGRIAYQQADASDRIRTIMSELFDALDLYDDVLSIGLEFDVGSGGKRLTMVQRQKLNLARALLKRSDYFIFNRPLPALDQRVQDQIIRNVVQDLHEEGKRPAIIWVLSNARLAEIFDRILLFNRGDLVEAGNYPELSEKNGMFKELLS; this is encoded by the coding sequence ATGGAAAAAAGCCTCGCGCGCTACATCTGGTCGAACACGCGGCTCCAGCAGCTTTGGATTCTGGCTGTCGTTGCCGTCTCGATGGTTCCCTATTTCCTGTCCTTCGATTTGCCGAAACAGATCGTCAATGGCCCGATTCAAGGTGACGGCTTCGAGAATGCGAATGCGACCCAGACCTTCATGCACCTTGCCTATGACATCCCGCTGATCGGGCATGTCGAGGTCTTCGAGGGGTTCCAGCTCAACCGCCTTCAGATGCTGATGGCGCTGAGCCTCGTCTTCCTGGCGCTCGTCGTACTCAACGGCCTCTTCAAATTCTACATCAATACCTACAAAGGCCGCCTCGGCGAGCGGATGCTAAGACGTATCAGGTTCCAACTCATCGACCGCGTGCTGCGTTTCCCGCCCGTCCATTTCAAGCGGGTGAAATCGGCCGAAATTGCCACGATGATCAAAGACGAGGTGGAGCCGATGGGCGGCTTCACCGGTGATGCCTTCGTCTCGCCTGCGCTTCTCGGCGGACAGGCGCTGACAGCGCTTGCCTTCATCATTGTCCAGAACTTTTGGCTCGGCATGATTGCGGCCGCAATCGTCGGCGTCCAGGCAGTCGTCATTCCGCGCATGAGAAAACGATTGCTCGAGCTCGGCCGCCAGCGGCAGCTGACAGCCCGCGAGCTTTCCGGACGCGTCGGCGAGATCGTCGAGGGTATCGGCACGATCCACGGCAATGACACCTCGAACCTGGAACGCGCCGACATTGCCACGCGTCTCGGCCTCATCTTCTCGATCCGCTACGACCTTTACCAGTGGAAGTTTCTGGTGAAGTTCCTGAACAACTTCCTGGCGCAGGTGACGCCGTTCCTGTTCTACGCGATCGGCGGCTATCTCGCCTTGCAGGGGCGCCTTGACATCGGCCAGCTCGTTGCCGTCATCAGCGCCTACAAGGATCTTCCCGGACCGTTGAAGGAACTGATCGACTGGGATCAGATGCGCCAGGACGTTCAGGTCAAGTATCAGCAGGTCTATGAACAGTTCAATGTCGAGCCGCTCATTGACAGCCGCATCCAGGAAATCCCGACAGAAGCGATCGGCCCGCTGACGGCAGCCCTGGTCGTCAGCAACCTCACCCTCAGCGACGATAGCGGCGCGCGCCTGGTCGACCACGTTTCGGTCGAGATCAGGCCGAACGAGACAGTGGCGATCGTCGGGCCGAACGGCAGCGGCGCGGAAGCTTTCGCCGAAGCGCTCGGTCGGATCGTCTGGCCGGACTCGGGCCGTATCAGCATCAACGGCCGCGACCTTCTGGAACTGCCGGAATCGATTACCGGACGTCGCATTTCCTACGCTTCTGCCGATAGTTATTTTTTTCACGGCACGCTGCGCGACAACCTGCTTTACGGTCTCAAGCATGCACCGCTGACCGATCCCAACTACGAGGGCGAGGAAGCACAAGAATTCAAATGGCATGCCGTCGAGGCGCTAAAGGCCGGCAACCCCACGCTTGATCTCAACAGCGACTGGGTCGATTACAACGCCGCCGGGGCCACCGGGCCGGACGATCTGTTGACGGCGATCCGACCGGTCCTTGATGCCGTGCTGATTTCGCAGGACATCCTCGACCTTGCCCTCCGCTCGACTGTTGATACAACCGTTCATGTGGCGCTTGCGGGTCGCATCGTCGATCTGCGCCGATCGCTGCGAGAGCGTATGAAGGACGAGAGCCTCGACGCCATCGTCGTACCCTTCGATTTCGATAACTACAATTCTCAGGCAACGGTCGGCGAAAATCTGCTCTTCGGCACGATGAAACGGCCGATGATGAACAACCGCAAGCTTGCGGCGCACCCCTATTTCCAGCAGCTTTTCCGCCATACAGGTCTCAGCAACGACCTCTATGCGATGGGCCTGGAAATCGCCGAAAACGCCGTCGAACTCTTCCACGACCTGCCGCCCGACCACCCGTTTTTCCAGCAGCTGACCTTCATGACCGCCGATGATATTCCGACCTATCAGGCCCTGCTGCAAAAATTGCAGAGTCGCCGGTTCGAGGATGCGAGCATCGATGAGCGTTCGATGATCATCCGGCTGAGCTTTGCTTATATCGAGCCACGCCATCGCTTCGGCCTGCTGAGCGATGAACTGATGGCCAAGATCGTGAGCGCCCGCAAGCAGTTTCACGAGCATATACCGGATGATCTGGCCGTTCTGATCGAGCGGTACGATCCAGAGCGCTTCACCTCCTCGGCAACGCTGATGGACAACGTGCTGTTCGGCCGCATTGCCTATCAGCAGGCGGACGCTTCCGATCGTATTCGCACCATCATGAGCGAGCTCTTCGACGCGCTTGATCTTTACGATGACGTTTTGTCGATCGGCCTTGAGTTTGACGTCGGTTCCGGCGGTAAGCGACTGACGATGGTTCAGCGCCAGAAACTCAATCTTGCCCGCGCGCTTTTGAAACGCTCGGATTACTTCATCTTCAACCGGCCGCTTCCCGCGCTCGATCAGCGTGTACAGGACCAAATCATCCGCAACGTCGTCCAAGACCTGCACGAGGAGGGTAAACGCCCTGCGATCATCTGGGTACTTTCTAACGCAAGACTTGCAGAAATATTTGACAGAATTCTACTTTTTAATCGCGGAGATTTAGTGGAAGCTGGAAACTATCCCGAACTTTCCGAGAAAAACGGGATGTTCAAGGAACTGTTATCGTAA
- a CDS encoding cyclic nucleotide-binding domain-containing protein translates to MLLRDEVEMLRRVPIFARIAPAKLKLLAFTSDRMTYKAGQDLFHQGDPGDAAYVVLSGTADILVNSPAGDIKVADVEVNSIVGEIAILCDVSRTATVRATSPLEVLRISKEHFLKLLSDFPEIAVEIMRVLADRLNHTTAELTAARAAKQPQAALQ, encoded by the coding sequence ATGCTGTTGAGAGATGAAGTCGAAATGCTGAGGCGGGTGCCGATCTTCGCAAGGATCGCCCCGGCAAAACTCAAGCTTTTGGCCTTCACCTCCGATCGGATGACCTACAAGGCCGGTCAGGACCTTTTCCACCAGGGCGATCCGGGCGACGCGGCCTATGTGGTGCTGTCCGGCACCGCCGACATTCTCGTGAATTCGCCTGCAGGCGACATAAAGGTCGCCGACGTCGAGGTTAATTCCATCGTCGGCGAAATCGCCATCCTCTGTGACGTGTCGCGCACCGCGACCGTCCGTGCCACCTCTCCTTTGGAAGTGCTGCGCATCAGCAAGGAGCATTTCCTGAAGCTTCTCAGCGATTTCCCCGAAATTGCCGTCGAGATCATGCGCGTCCTTGCCGACCGCCTGAACCATACGACGGCGGAATTGACGGCAGCACGCGCTGCAAAGCAGCCGCAGGCGGCGCTTCAGTAA
- a CDS encoding MFS transporter: MAETQVRYGPSSRTLERDARRIHDDKPVSPGSIAIGVVIGRMSEFFDFFVFGLASVLVFPQLVFPFAPDRLTATLYSFAIFSLAFLARPVGSVVFMTIDRFYGRGTKLTIALFLLGGSTASIAFLPGYNVIGYWSIALLALFRLGQGFALGGAWDGLASLLALNAPERHRGWYAMIPQLGAPIGFALASALFGFFIANLSNDDFLSWGWRYPFFVAFAINVVALFARLRLVMTKEFGTLLEQHELEAAPIVDVLRIHGRDILIGAFVPLASFAMFHLVTIFPLGWMSLYGSQPLGTFMVVQIIGAMVGIVAIIASGLIADRIGRRGQLAVCAVLIAIFSFIGPMLIAAGDTGQDAFVIIGFGVLGLSFGQATGSISSRFGRGYRYTGAAFTSDLAWLVGAGFAPLVALGLSSRFGLPFVGYYLLSGAVCTLAALAFSKALEQRE; this comes from the coding sequence ATGGCTGAAACACAGGTACGCTACGGACCGTCATCGCGCACGCTGGAACGCGACGCACGCAGAATTCACGATGATAAGCCGGTCTCGCCGGGCAGCATCGCGATCGGCGTCGTCATCGGACGCATGTCGGAGTTTTTCGACTTCTTCGTTTTCGGCCTGGCCTCGGTTCTCGTCTTCCCGCAGCTTGTCTTTCCCTTCGCGCCGGACCGGCTGACGGCGACGCTTTATTCGTTCGCAATCTTTTCGCTTGCTTTTCTTGCCCGCCCTGTTGGTTCCGTTGTCTTCATGACCATCGACCGCTTCTACGGCCGCGGCACTAAGCTGACGATTGCGCTCTTTCTGCTCGGCGGCTCGACGGCCTCGATTGCATTTTTGCCCGGGTACAACGTAATCGGCTATTGGTCGATCGCCTTGCTTGCGCTCTTTCGTCTTGGGCAAGGCTTTGCTCTGGGCGGCGCCTGGGACGGGCTTGCTTCGTTGCTGGCGCTGAATGCGCCGGAGCGGCACCGTGGCTGGTATGCGATGATCCCGCAGCTCGGTGCGCCGATTGGTTTTGCGCTGGCGAGCGCCCTGTTCGGCTTCTTCATTGCCAATCTCTCAAACGACGATTTCCTGTCCTGGGGCTGGCGCTACCCGTTCTTCGTTGCATTCGCCATCAACGTCGTGGCCCTCTTCGCCCGCCTGCGCCTCGTCATGACGAAGGAATTCGGCACGCTCCTGGAGCAGCATGAACTGGAAGCGGCGCCTATTGTCGATGTCCTTCGCATCCACGGTCGCGATATCCTGATCGGCGCCTTCGTACCTCTGGCAAGCTTTGCGATGTTCCATCTCGTCACCATTTTTCCGCTAGGTTGGATGAGCCTTTACGGCAGTCAACCGCTCGGCACTTTCATGGTTGTGCAGATCATCGGGGCCATGGTCGGCATCGTCGCCATCATCGCATCTGGGCTGATCGCCGATCGCATCGGCCGCCGCGGTCAGCTTGCCGTCTGTGCCGTGTTGATCGCGATCTTCTCCTTCATCGGGCCGATGCTGATTGCTGCCGGTGACACCGGTCAGGACGCTTTCGTCATCATCGGCTTCGGCGTGCTTGGCCTTTCGTTCGGTCAGGCCACCGGTTCGATCTCTTCACGGTTCGGCCGCGGCTATCGCTATACGGGGGCGGCCTTCACGTCGGATCTCGCCTGGCTTGTGGGTGCGGGTTTTGCGCCGCTCGTTGCACTTGGTTTGTCCAGCCGCTTCGGCCTTCCTTTTGTCGGCTATTACCTGCTTTCGGGCGCCGTCTGCACGCTTGCCGCGCTTGCCTTCAGCAAGGCGCTGGAGCAGCGCGAATAA
- the cyoA gene encoding ubiquinol oxidase subunit II produces the protein MKFSRLLSVLPLFMLAGCNLVVMSPSGDIANQQADLILVSTFLMLLIIVPVLFLTLFFAWRYRRSNTAATYDPEWHHSTRLEVVIWSAPLAIIIALGAITWISTHKLDPYRALDRLDAERAIPAGAKPLTVEVVALDWKWLFFYPDLGVATVNELAAPVDVPINFKITASSVMNSFYIPALAGQIYAMPGMQTKLHAVINKEGEYEGFSANYSGDGFSHMRFKFHGLNQQGFDDWLARVKAQGTALNRDAYLKLERPSEREPVRYYASTETGLYEAILNMCATPGKMCMNEMMHIDMMGGAGKESAENRERLEYDNRHAEQGERTNAPTFPATGTPARSGQEPEGTDSNTQQPDAQPQQGGQTMPAMPHDGHSMPGMDHGSGSPAQPGSKN, from the coding sequence ATGAAGTTTTCCCGCCTTCTATCCGTGTTGCCGCTATTCATGCTGGCAGGGTGCAATCTGGTGGTGATGTCGCCTTCGGGTGATATCGCCAATCAACAGGCAGACCTCATCCTGGTCTCGACCTTCTTGATGCTTTTGATCATCGTGCCGGTCTTGTTCCTCACACTGTTCTTCGCCTGGCGATACAGGCGGTCGAACACAGCGGCGACCTATGATCCGGAATGGCATCACTCCACGCGCCTTGAAGTCGTGATCTGGTCAGCGCCGCTTGCCATCATCATCGCGCTCGGCGCAATCACCTGGATCAGCACACACAAGCTCGACCCCTACCGCGCGCTTGACCGGCTGGATGCAGAACGCGCGATTCCTGCCGGTGCGAAGCCGCTGACCGTCGAAGTGGTGGCGCTCGACTGGAAATGGTTGTTCTTTTATCCTGATCTCGGCGTTGCGACCGTCAACGAGCTGGCCGCCCCGGTCGACGTTCCGATCAATTTCAAGATCACCGCGTCTTCGGTAATGAATTCCTTCTATATTCCCGCACTCGCCGGCCAGATCTACGCCATGCCCGGCATGCAGACGAAGTTGCACGCCGTCATCAACAAGGAAGGCGAGTACGAAGGCTTTTCTGCCAATTACAGCGGCGACGGCTTCTCGCACATGCGCTTCAAGTTTCACGGCCTCAATCAGCAGGGATTCGACGATTGGCTCGCGCGCGTCAAAGCGCAAGGTACGGCGCTTAACCGCGATGCCTACCTGAAACTCGAAAGACCGAGCGAACGGGAACCCGTGCGCTACTACGCCAGCACCGAGACCGGCCTCTACGAGGCCATCCTGAACATGTGCGCGACGCCCGGTAAGATGTGCATGAACGAGATGATGCACATCGACATGATGGGCGGCGCAGGCAAGGAGAGCGCCGAAAACCGGGAACGGCTGGAATATGACAACCGCCACGCCGAACAAGGTGAGCGCACCAATGCCCCGACTTTCCCCGCAACCGGCACGCCGGCACGCAGCGGGCAAGAGCCCGAAGGCACCGACAGCAACACCCAGCAGCCTGACGCCCAGCCGCAGCAGGGTGGGCAGACCATGCCCGCGATGCCGCATGACGGTCATTCGATGCCCGGCATGGATCATGGCAGCGGCAGTCCGGCCCAACCGGGCAGCAAGAATTAA